One region of Oncorhynchus mykiss isolate Arlee chromosome 8, USDA_OmykA_1.1, whole genome shotgun sequence genomic DNA includes:
- the LOC110529994 gene encoding WW domain-containing adapter protein with coiled-coil isoform X1, which produces MVMHARKQPRLSDGCNDRRDSQPYQTHKSQPKSQSTTLHGHDKMRDGLSDPTPPYKMLRRSDESPVNKYSDGHSKTKTFHTLRGKDGGTSCSPQENVHNHSSHSNQSKASDTPHEPADDWSEHISSSGKKYYYNCRTEVSQWEKPKDWLEREQRQKDPSKRESNTFPKDRDYRRESVDTATTKSTSGDKSSKSAPSQSSSSTNPGLNQASGSNPTPSSSSSTVPVSPSVQTQASGLLQDPALLRQLLPALQATLQMNNGSMDMAKINEVLAAAVTQASLQSMLHKLLTAGPSAFNITSLLSQAAQQSSNQAAQQASQSPISLMSDTSSPRSYVSPRNGTPQTNLHNQKPPLSMPPASSQPKVTPVKPGPVSQQASAEKHPEDPRTLRQRSSQGSPPSGPNGNATGGHSVLNVASAQSSTPGSFTPSLASHFDENLIRHVQNWPAEHIEKQAARLREDAHNMGSLYMSEICTELKNLRSLVRVCEIQATLREQRILFLRQQSKELDKLKNQNSYMV; this is translated from the exons ATGGTAATGCATGCAAGGAAACAACCGAGACTCAGCGATGG GTGCAACGACCGAAGGGATTCCCAACCCTATCAG ACTCACAAATCCCAGCCAAAGAGTCAATCTACCACCCTTCACGGTCACGATAAAATGCGAGATGGGTTATCAGATCCTACACCGCCCTACAAAATGCTCCGGCGCTCTGATGAAAGTCCGGTCAATAAGTACAGCGACGGGCAcagcaaaacaaaaacatttcacaCACTCCGAGGCAAAGATGGTG GTACCAGCTGCTCTCCGCAAGAGAATGTGCACAACCACAGCTCCCACTCAAATCAAAGCAAGGCGTCAGACACA CCTCATGAGCCTGCAGACGACTGGTCCGAGCACATCAGCTCCTCCGGCAAGAAGTACTACTACAACTGCAGGACTGAGGTCTCTCAATGGGAGAAGCCCAAAGACTGGCTGGAGAG AGAGCAGAGGCAGAAAGACCCATCTAAGAGGGAGTCCAACACTTTCCCCAAAGACCGGGACTACAGACGAGAGTCTGTCGACACAGCCACCACAA AGAGCACTTCAGGGGACAAGTCCTCCAAATCTGCACCTTCTCAGTCCTCTTCCTCCACCAATCCGGGCCTGAACCAAGCATCTGGCTCTAACCCCACcccttcatcttcctcctccacGGTCCCGGTGTCCCCCTCTGTCCAAACCCAGGCCTCGGGCCTGCTCCAAGACCCCGCCCTCCTGCGGCAGCTCCTCCCAGCGCTGCAAGCCACTCTGCAGATGAACAACGGCAGCATGGACATGGCCAAGATCAATGAGG tcctcGCGGCTGCTGTCACCCAAGCTTCCTTGCAGTCTATGCTTCATAAACTCCTCACTGCTGGACCGTCTGCTTTCAACATCACTTCTCTGCTTTCCCAAGCTGCTCAACAATCCTCCAACCAAG CGGCCCAGCAGGCGAGTCAGTCACCCATATCGCTAATGTCGGACACCTCCTCACCCCGCTCATATGTGTCACCCAGGAACGGCACGCCCCAGACCAACCTCCATAACCAGAAACCCCCACTCAGCATGCCTCCTGCCTCCTCCCAACCAAAG GTTACCCCAGTGAAACCAGGACCAGTTTCCCAACAGGCTTCAGCAGAGAAACATCCAGAGGACCCCCGAACTCTCCGACAGCGGAG CAGTCAGGGGAGTCCGCCATCAGGACCTAACGGCAACGCCACCGGCGGCCATTCGGTTCTCAACGTCGCCTCAGCCCAGTCCAGCACTCCCGGCTCCTTCACTCCCTCGCTGGCCTCTCACTTTGATGAGAACCTCATCAGGCACGTCCAGAACTGGCCCGCCGAGCACATCGAGAAGCAG GCAGCACGGTTACGGGAAGATGCCCACAACATGGGCAGTCTCTACATGTCTGAGATCTGCACTGAACTCAAGAACCTCAGATCATTAGTCAGAGTGTGTGAGATCCAGGCCACGCTGAGGGAACAGAG AATACTGTTCCTTAGACAGCAGAGCAAAGAACTGGACAAGCTGAAGAACCAGAACTCTTACATGGTCTGA
- the LOC110529994 gene encoding WW domain-containing adapter protein with coiled-coil isoform X2 — translation MVMHARKQPRLSDGCNDRRDSQPYQTHKSQPKSQSTTLHGHDKMRDGLSDPTPPYKMLRRSDESPVNKYSDGHSKTKTFHTLRGKDGGTSCSPQENVHNHSSHSNQSKASDTPHEPADDWSEHISSSGKKYYYNCRTEVSQWEKPKDWLEREQRQKDPSKRESNTFPKDRDYRRESVDTATTKSTSGDKSSKSAPSQSSSSTNPGLNQASGSNPTPSSSSSTVPVSPSVQTQASGLLQDPALLRQLLPALQATLQMNNGSMDMAKINEVLAAAVTQASLQSMLHKLLTAGPSAFNITSLLSQAAQQSSNQAAQQASQSPISLMSDTSSPRSYVSPRNGTPQTNLHNQKPPLSMPPASSQPKVTPVKPGPVSQQASAEKHPEDPRTLRQRSQGSPPSGPNGNATGGHSVLNVASAQSSTPGSFTPSLASHFDENLIRHVQNWPAEHIEKQAARLREDAHNMGSLYMSEICTELKNLRSLVRVCEIQATLREQRILFLRQQSKELDKLKNQNSYMV, via the exons ATGGTAATGCATGCAAGGAAACAACCGAGACTCAGCGATGG GTGCAACGACCGAAGGGATTCCCAACCCTATCAG ACTCACAAATCCCAGCCAAAGAGTCAATCTACCACCCTTCACGGTCACGATAAAATGCGAGATGGGTTATCAGATCCTACACCGCCCTACAAAATGCTCCGGCGCTCTGATGAAAGTCCGGTCAATAAGTACAGCGACGGGCAcagcaaaacaaaaacatttcacaCACTCCGAGGCAAAGATGGTG GTACCAGCTGCTCTCCGCAAGAGAATGTGCACAACCACAGCTCCCACTCAAATCAAAGCAAGGCGTCAGACACA CCTCATGAGCCTGCAGACGACTGGTCCGAGCACATCAGCTCCTCCGGCAAGAAGTACTACTACAACTGCAGGACTGAGGTCTCTCAATGGGAGAAGCCCAAAGACTGGCTGGAGAG AGAGCAGAGGCAGAAAGACCCATCTAAGAGGGAGTCCAACACTTTCCCCAAAGACCGGGACTACAGACGAGAGTCTGTCGACACAGCCACCACAA AGAGCACTTCAGGGGACAAGTCCTCCAAATCTGCACCTTCTCAGTCCTCTTCCTCCACCAATCCGGGCCTGAACCAAGCATCTGGCTCTAACCCCACcccttcatcttcctcctccacGGTCCCGGTGTCCCCCTCTGTCCAAACCCAGGCCTCGGGCCTGCTCCAAGACCCCGCCCTCCTGCGGCAGCTCCTCCCAGCGCTGCAAGCCACTCTGCAGATGAACAACGGCAGCATGGACATGGCCAAGATCAATGAGG tcctcGCGGCTGCTGTCACCCAAGCTTCCTTGCAGTCTATGCTTCATAAACTCCTCACTGCTGGACCGTCTGCTTTCAACATCACTTCTCTGCTTTCCCAAGCTGCTCAACAATCCTCCAACCAAG CGGCCCAGCAGGCGAGTCAGTCACCCATATCGCTAATGTCGGACACCTCCTCACCCCGCTCATATGTGTCACCCAGGAACGGCACGCCCCAGACCAACCTCCATAACCAGAAACCCCCACTCAGCATGCCTCCTGCCTCCTCCCAACCAAAG GTTACCCCAGTGAAACCAGGACCAGTTTCCCAACAGGCTTCAGCAGAGAAACATCCAGAGGACCCCCGAACTCTCCGACAGCGGAG TCAGGGGAGTCCGCCATCAGGACCTAACGGCAACGCCACCGGCGGCCATTCGGTTCTCAACGTCGCCTCAGCCCAGTCCAGCACTCCCGGCTCCTTCACTCCCTCGCTGGCCTCTCACTTTGATGAGAACCTCATCAGGCACGTCCAGAACTGGCCCGCCGAGCACATCGAGAAGCAG GCAGCACGGTTACGGGAAGATGCCCACAACATGGGCAGTCTCTACATGTCTGAGATCTGCACTGAACTCAAGAACCTCAGATCATTAGTCAGAGTGTGTGAGATCCAGGCCACGCTGAGGGAACAGAG AATACTGTTCCTTAGACAGCAGAGCAAAGAACTGGACAAGCTGAAGAACCAGAACTCTTACATGGTCTGA
- the LOC110529994 gene encoding WW domain-containing adapter protein with coiled-coil isoform X3, with amino-acid sequence MRDGLSDPTPPYKMLRRSDESPVNKYSDGHSKTKTFHTLRGKDGGTSCSPQENVHNHSSHSNQSKASDTPHEPADDWSEHISSSGKKYYYNCRTEVSQWEKPKDWLEREQRQKDPSKRESNTFPKDRDYRRESVDTATTKSTSGDKSSKSAPSQSSSSTNPGLNQASGSNPTPSSSSSTVPVSPSVQTQASGLLQDPALLRQLLPALQATLQMNNGSMDMAKINEVLAAAVTQASLQSMLHKLLTAGPSAFNITSLLSQAAQQSSNQAAQQASQSPISLMSDTSSPRSYVSPRNGTPQTNLHNQKPPLSMPPASSQPKVTPVKPGPVSQQASAEKHPEDPRTLRQRSSQGSPPSGPNGNATGGHSVLNVASAQSSTPGSFTPSLASHFDENLIRHVQNWPAEHIEKQAARLREDAHNMGSLYMSEICTELKNLRSLVRVCEIQATLREQRILFLRQQSKELDKLKNQNSYMV; translated from the exons ATGCGAGATGGGTTATCAGATCCTACACCGCCCTACAAAATGCTCCGGCGCTCTGATGAAAGTCCGGTCAATAAGTACAGCGACGGGCAcagcaaaacaaaaacatttcacaCACTCCGAGGCAAAGATGGTG GTACCAGCTGCTCTCCGCAAGAGAATGTGCACAACCACAGCTCCCACTCAAATCAAAGCAAGGCGTCAGACACA CCTCATGAGCCTGCAGACGACTGGTCCGAGCACATCAGCTCCTCCGGCAAGAAGTACTACTACAACTGCAGGACTGAGGTCTCTCAATGGGAGAAGCCCAAAGACTGGCTGGAGAG AGAGCAGAGGCAGAAAGACCCATCTAAGAGGGAGTCCAACACTTTCCCCAAAGACCGGGACTACAGACGAGAGTCTGTCGACACAGCCACCACAA AGAGCACTTCAGGGGACAAGTCCTCCAAATCTGCACCTTCTCAGTCCTCTTCCTCCACCAATCCGGGCCTGAACCAAGCATCTGGCTCTAACCCCACcccttcatcttcctcctccacGGTCCCGGTGTCCCCCTCTGTCCAAACCCAGGCCTCGGGCCTGCTCCAAGACCCCGCCCTCCTGCGGCAGCTCCTCCCAGCGCTGCAAGCCACTCTGCAGATGAACAACGGCAGCATGGACATGGCCAAGATCAATGAGG tcctcGCGGCTGCTGTCACCCAAGCTTCCTTGCAGTCTATGCTTCATAAACTCCTCACTGCTGGACCGTCTGCTTTCAACATCACTTCTCTGCTTTCCCAAGCTGCTCAACAATCCTCCAACCAAG CGGCCCAGCAGGCGAGTCAGTCACCCATATCGCTAATGTCGGACACCTCCTCACCCCGCTCATATGTGTCACCCAGGAACGGCACGCCCCAGACCAACCTCCATAACCAGAAACCCCCACTCAGCATGCCTCCTGCCTCCTCCCAACCAAAG GTTACCCCAGTGAAACCAGGACCAGTTTCCCAACAGGCTTCAGCAGAGAAACATCCAGAGGACCCCCGAACTCTCCGACAGCGGAG CAGTCAGGGGAGTCCGCCATCAGGACCTAACGGCAACGCCACCGGCGGCCATTCGGTTCTCAACGTCGCCTCAGCCCAGTCCAGCACTCCCGGCTCCTTCACTCCCTCGCTGGCCTCTCACTTTGATGAGAACCTCATCAGGCACGTCCAGAACTGGCCCGCCGAGCACATCGAGAAGCAG GCAGCACGGTTACGGGAAGATGCCCACAACATGGGCAGTCTCTACATGTCTGAGATCTGCACTGAACTCAAGAACCTCAGATCATTAGTCAGAGTGTGTGAGATCCAGGCCACGCTGAGGGAACAGAG AATACTGTTCCTTAGACAGCAGAGCAAAGAACTGGACAAGCTGAAGAACCAGAACTCTTACATGGTCTGA